In a genomic window of Rhopalosiphum maidis isolate BTI-1 chromosome 4, ASM367621v3, whole genome shotgun sequence:
- the LOC113558470 gene encoding neuronal acetylcholine receptor subunit beta-2-like: MLVMMGVFKVALFYTFLVFFLGGNHSSEGCNNDLTSASAAVRLSNDLFCAYDRNIRPVINQSSQITVETKFFIFNVHMNEKWDILQMSIQLLMEWKDEFLVWDPSKYDNIERMYEESSHVWIPDIMSYDIGFNGDDNREFSYFLPTSMVKISNKGWVKYNHRITLNAQCTTNIAKWPFDSHNCTFLIGSPVYTTSNVNYTFPSGYSANMFYYNPDREWELSKINQECMNIVYTSSNSSVHCILEYDINVTRFSTMYYSSIVIPAVVISLMKILTFLMGRETKLRFILLSLIFISELLYIQFLDTKLPNNGKKAVYIVLLYRNSLILTSIALVITVISNALYKHGTDDFPRNGPEWLKSVSTFLLSKKPIAMLTNFNTRGAELLIEKNMEEETPNTQRDENALFWKTLSTLLDRLSFVISLIISLINLWFLIP, translated from the exons ATGTTAGTCATGATGGGTGTTTTTAAAGTGgccttattttatacttttctggttttttttcttg gtGGCAATCACAGTAGTGAAGGATGCAATAATGATTTAACTAGCGCATCTGCTGCTGTACGACTATCAAATGATTTGTTTTGCGCCTATGATAGAAACATAAGGCCTGTGATAAATCAATCATCTCAAATAACTGTTGAAaccaaatttttcattttcaatgtTCATatg aatgaaAAATGGGACATTTTACAAATGAGTATTCAATTACTTatg GAATGGAAAGATGAATTTTTAGTTTGGGATCCTTCAAAGTATGACAATATTGAAAGGATGTATGAAGAATCATCTCATGTTTGGATACCTGACATTATGTCATATGATAT tggatTCAATGGTGATGATAATAGAGAATTCTCTTATTTTTTACCAACAAGTATGgtgaaaatatctaataaaggTTGGGTTAAATATAATCACCGTATAACTCTAAATGCTCAATGCACAACCAATATAGCTAAATGGCCGTTTGATTCCCACAACTGCACTTTTCTTATAGGATCTCCTGTGTATACCACTTCAAATGTTAACTATACTTTTCCAAGCGGATATTCTGCT aatatgttttattataatcctgATAGAGAATGGGAACTAAGTAAGATAAATCAAGAGTGtatgaatattgtatataccagTTCAAATTCATCTGTGCACTGCATTTtagaatatgatataaatgtaaCTCGATTTTCAACCATGTACTATTCATCCATTGTAATCCCGGCAGTTG TGATATCattgatgaaaatattaacatttttaatgggtCGTGAAACCAAActtcgatttattttattaagcttAATTTTCATTTCCGAATTGCTATACATACAATTCTTGGACACGAAATTACCAAATAATGGCAAAAAAGCAGTATACATag TTCTATTGTACCGCAACTCTTTAATTCTAACATCAATAGCACTtgttataactgttattaGTAATGCATTGTATAAACATGGTACCGATGATTTTCCTCGTAATGGTCCCGAATGGCTCAAGTCTGTATCAACATTTCTTTTAAGCAAAAAACCAATTGCTATgctaactaattttaatactcgG GGAGCAGaacttttaatagaaaaaaatatggaagAAGAAACGCCTAATACTCAGAGAGATGAAAATGCTTTATTTTGGAAAACACTGTCTACCTTATTAGATCGTCTATCGTTTGTGATTTCTCtaataatttcattgataaatttatggtttttaataccctaa